AGCCGGCCCACCGTGAGGTCGCCCGGGCCGGCGCCCGGGCCGCCGCCGAACTGGCCGGCGTCCGCTTCGCCCCGGCCGCCGACCTGACGGGACCGCCCCCGCCCGGCCGGACGGTCTACCGCTTCGACGTGCGCTCGGCGGCCGAGTACGAGGCGGGTCACCTGCCGGGCTTCCGGCACGCGCCGGGCGGGCAGCTGGTTCAGGAGACCGACCACCACGCGCCGGTGCGCGGGGCCCGGATCGTGCTGGCCGACGACGACGGCGTCCGCGCGGCGATGACCGGTTCCTGGCTGGCCCAGATGGGCTGGGAAACCTGGGTGGTGGCGGAGGTGGGCGCCGCCGGCCGGACCGAGCGGGGCTGGCCGGTCTCCCCGGCGCCGGCGCCGCCGGGTGTGCCGTCCGTCGCGCCCGGCGAGCTGGCGGGCTGGCTGGGGGAGCCTGCCGAGGGGACGGTGGTCGTCGACGTCGGAGCCGGTCGTGACTACGCCGCCGGGCACATCCCCGGCGCGTGGCACGCGAGCCGCTCCCGGCTGGCCGTCGCGCTGCGGCGCCTGCCGCCCGCGGACCGGCTCGTCCTCACCTCCGGCGACGGCCTGCTCGCGCGGTTCGCGACAGCCGACCTCGGCCGACTCACCGCGATCCCGGCCTACGCCCTCGCGGGCGGGACGGCGGGGTGGCGGGCCAGCGGGAGACCGGTCGAGACGGAGCCCGCGTGTTACACCGAGACACCGCTCGACCGCTACCGGCGTCCGTACGAGGGCACCGACAACGCCCGCTCGGCGATGGAGGCCTATCTCGAGTGGGAATACGGCCTGGTCGCGCAGCTCGACCGG
This DNA window, taken from Parafrankia discariae, encodes the following:
- a CDS encoding rhodanese homology domain-containing protein, whose product is MTPLEISPEHVRDLLRRRQEIALVDVREEALYAQGHPLWAANVPLSRLELEVWERIPRRDTLVVVYGDAVAPAQRAHEVLVELGYTQVRLLLGGLDGWTASGGELFIDVNTPSKAFGELVESVRGTPSVSAPELRALLDAGKDVVVVDARRPDEFHTMSIPTATSVPGGELVLRIRELAADPATQVVVNCAGRTRSIIGAQSLINSGLPNPVAALRNGTIGWVLAGQDLDHSATAAAPARVEPAHREVARAGARAAAELAGVRFAPAADLTGPPPPGRTVYRFDVRSAAEYEAGHLPGFRHAPGGQLVQETDHHAPVRGARIVLADDDGVRAAMTGSWLAQMGWETWVVAEVGAAGRTERGWPVSPAPAPPGVPSVAPGELAGWLGEPAEGTVVVDVGAGRDYAAGHIPGAWHASRSRLAVALRRLPPADRLVLTSGDGLLARFATADLGRLTAIPAYALAGGTAGWRASGRPVETEPACYTETPLDRYRRPYEGTDNARSAMEAYLEWEYGLVAQLDRDGTHNFRVS